Within Streptomyces antibioticus, the genomic segment CATCTGCCGGACGCGCTCGGCAGCAGGGACGGGGCCGACGGCTTCGGCTTCGACATCCTCGCCGCCGTGCTCGTCCTGGTGCTCACCGCGATCCTCGTCATCGGCACCAAGCTCTCCGCGCGGGTCACCGCCCTGGTCGTCGCGATCAAGCTCGTCGTCGTCCTGACCGTGATCATCGCGGGCGCCTTCTTCATCGAGGGCTCGAACTACGACCCGTTCGTGCCGAAGGCGCAGACCGTGGAGGCGGGCGGGAACCTCCAGGCCCCGCTCATCCAGCTCATGTTCGGCTGGGCGCCCTCCAACTTCGGCGTGATGGGCATCTTCACCGCCGCCTCCGTCGTCTTCTTCGCCTTCATCGGCTTCGACGTCGTCGCCACGGCGGCCGAGGAGACCAGGAACCCGCAGCGCGACATGCCGCGCGGCATCCTCGGCTCGCTGCTGATCTGCACCACCCTCTACGTCGCCGTGTCGATCGTGGTCACCGGCATGCAGCACTACACCGAGCTGTCGATCACCGCGCCGCTCGCCGACGCCTTCAAGGCCACCGGGCATCCGTGGTTCGCCGGCTTCATCAGCTTCGGCGCGGCGGTCGGTCTCACCACGGTCTGCATGATCCTGCTCCTCGGGCAGACCCGGGTGTTCTTCGCGATGAGCCGCGACGGACTGCTGCCGCGCTTCTTCTCGCAGGTCCACCCCCGCTTCAAGACCCCGCACCGCCCGACGATCCTGCTCGGCGTGCTGATCGCGATCCTCGCCGGATTCACCCCCCTCAGCGAGCTGGCCGAGCTGGTCAACATCGGCACCCTGTTCGCCTTCGTGGTCGTCGCGATCGGCGTCATCGTCCTCCGCCGCACCCGCCCCGACCTGCACCGCGCCTTCCGCACCCCGTGGGTCCCCTTCCTCCCGATCGTCTCGGTCCTGGCCTCCCTCTGGCTGATGATCAACCTCCCGGCCGAAACCTGGATCCGCTTCGCCGCCTGGATGGCCATCGGCGCGGTCGTCTACTTCCTCTACGGCCGCTCCCACAGCCGCCTGGGCCGTGGCGAACAGCCTGCTGCCCCGGCCGACACGGTGTGACCGGTCCGACCGGCCTCGCCCCCTGCCCTCAGCCTCGTACCGCTCGCGGCCCCGCGACCTTCGCGCCCAGTTCCGTCACCCTGCGGCGCAGTTCGCGGTCGGCTGTGATGACCAGGCGGGGGCGGGTGGGGGCGGTGGCCACCAGGGTGACGATGTGGTCGTCGCCGTCGGCGGGGGCCGGGTCGACGTGGACGCCGGGGACCGGTTCGACGTCGCGGGACGCGCCTTCGACGACCAGGATGATTTCCACCGGGCCGGGGTGGCCCGGCAGGCCGTTCGTCGCCAGGTGGTCGCGGAGGCGGCGGGCGGCGGCCGGGCGGTCGCGCCACCAGCCGTCGGGCACCGAGCCGACGACGTTCGCGCCGTCCACGATCACCAGCAGGGGAGTGCCGTCGTCGTCCATGGGGCCAGCGTCCCACGGACGGCCGTTCCCCCGGGCCCGGCGGACGTGGGCGGGGGAGGGCCGTCATACAGTGATCGGGTGAACGGCGACTGGCTCATACGCGGCCGCGACGGGCGGCTGAGTGTCTATCTGGCGTCGGACGGCGCCGTGCTGTGCAGGGCGGAACGCACCCCGGGCGGCCCCTGGGACGCCCCGCGTACGGTCGGCGGCCCCCAGAAGGTGCACGCGGTCCTCGCCGTCGGCCACGGACCCGACGGCTACGGTCACCTGGCGTCCTGGCGGTCCACCGTGAAGGGCGAGGCGGGCGTGGTGCACTCCACCCACTACCGGCCCCTCCTCGCCCCGCTGGACTGGGTCCCGGTCGGCCATCCCGACAAGAAGGGCGCCCGTACCGGCGTACCCGCCGTCGCGGTGGACGCCCAGGGCCGCGCCCATGTCTTCGTCCGCAGCTCCACCGGCGCCCTCGGCATGGCCGCCCAGAAGGAGAAGGGCGGCTGGGACCCCTGGCGCGACCTCAAGGGCGAGGGGATCGTCGCCGAACCGGCGGCCGTCACCGGGGAGTCGGGGTGCGTGGAGGTGTACGCGGTCGGCACCGGTGGCCTCCACTACTGGCGGCAGCGCGAGCCGGGCAGCCCGCCCGTGCTGGAGGAGACCCTCGACGTGACCGTGCGCCGCGGCACCCTGCGCGCGCTGGCCACCTCCGCCGAGCACACCACGCTCTTCTTCACCGACGCCTCCGGCGACATCCACGCCTGGCGCCCCGGCGACAAGCCGGTCGCCGTGCTCCCTGCGGCCGGCCCCGGCCCCGTCGCCGCGATCCGCTGCGAACTCGACGGCCACGACTGCACCCTGCTCGCCCAGCGCTCCGCGAGCGGCCGGGTGGCCTTCGCCGCCTACCCCACCGAACAGGAGTCGGCCGGCGCCTGGTGGACCGAGTCAGGTCCCCAACTGCCCGACGACGCCGAGGTGGCGCTCGCCCTGGACCACGAGAACCGGGTCGCCGCCGCCACCCTGTCCCCCTCCACCGGCCGACTGCTCCTCACCCGCCGCAAGGACGAACCCGGCCTGGCCCTCAGAGCCTGGCTGGAGGTCTGAGACAGGCGGAACGACGGGAGGGCCCCCGCCGTATCGGCGGAGGCCCTCCTTCGGCATCCCTGAGGTGTTACGCCGGAACCGACGCCACGCCCGGAGCCAGGAACTTCTTGCCGTTCGCCCGCTCGGAGACGCCCTCGCGGTCCAGGTACGGCGTGATGCCGCCCAGGTGGAAGGGCCAGCCCGCGCCGGTGATCAGGCACAGGTCGATGTCCTGGGCCTCGGCGACGACGCCCTCGTCGAGCATGAGCCCGATCTCCTGCGCCACCGCGTCCAGCACCCGCGCCCGCACCTGCTCCTCGGTCAGGACGTTGTCGCCCTGCTTCAGGAGCGCGGCGACCTCGGGGTCCAGCTCCGGCTTGCCGCTGTCGTAGACGTAGAAGCCGCGCTTGCCCGCCTTGACGACCGCCGCGAGGTTCGCGGAGACCGTGAAGCGGTCCGGGAACGCGCGGTTGAGCGTCTCGGAGACGTGCAGACCGATCGCGGGGCCGACCAGCTCCAGCAGGACCAGCGGGGACATCGGCAGGCCGAGCGGCTCCACCGCCTTCTCCGCGACCTCGACCGGGGTGCCCTCGTCGATGACGTTCTGCACCTCGCCCATGAAGCGGGTCAGGATGCGGTTCACGACGAACGCCGGGGCGTCCTTGACCAGGACGGCCGTCTTCTTCAGCTTCTTGGCGACGGCGAACGCCGTGGCCAGCGAGGCGTCGTCGGTCTTCTCGCCGCGCACGATCTCGAGCAGCGGCAGGATCGCGACCGGGTTGAAGAAGTGGAAGCCCACGACCCGCTCGGGGTTCTTCAGCTTCGACGCCATCTCGGAGACCGACAGCGAGGAGGTGTTGGTGGCGAGGATCGCGTGCGCCGGGGCGACCGCCTCGACCTCGGCGAACACCTGCTGCTTGACGCCGATCTCCTCGAACACGGCCTCGATGATGAAGTCCGCGTCCGCGAAGCCCTCGGCCTTGTCCAGCACACCGGAGACCAGGGCCTTGAGGCGGTTGGCCTTGTCCTGGTTGATCCGGCCCTTGCCGAGCAGCTTCTCGATCTCGGCGTGGACGTAGCCCACACCCTTGTCCACGCGCTCCTGGTCGATGTCGGTCAGCACGACCGGCACCTCCAGACGGCGCAGGAACAGCAGGGCGAGCTGAGAGGCCATCAGACCGGCGCCGACGACACCGACCTTGGTGACCGGACGGGCCAGGCTCTTGTCCGGGGCCCCGGCCGGGCGCTTGCCGCGCTTCTGCACCAGGTTGAACGCGTAGATGCCGGCGCGCAGTTCACCACCCATGATCAGGTCGGCGAGCGCGATGTCCTCGGCGTCGTAGCCCTGCTGGAGGTCGCCGTTCTTGGCGGCGGCGATGATGTCCAGCGCGCGGTAGGCGGCCGGGGCCGCGCCGTGCACCTTGGAGTCGGCGACGAACCGGCCGCGTGCGACGGCCTGGTCCCAGGCCTCACCGCGGTCGATCACCGGACGCTCGACCTCGATGTCGCCCTTGAGGACCCGCGCGGTCCACAGCAGCGACTGCTCCAGGAAGTCCGCGCCCTCGAACAGCGCGTCCGCGATGCCGAGTTCGAAGACCTGGCTGCCCTTGAGCTGCTTGTTCTGGTTGAGGCT encodes:
- a CDS encoding amino acid permease, which translates into the protein MSSTLFRTKNVEQSILDTEEPEHALKKTLSALDLTVFGVGVIIGTGIFVLTGTVAKNNAGPAVALAFVVAGVVCALAALCYAEFASTVPVAGSAYTFSYASLGELPAWIIGWDLVLEFALGTAVVAVGWSGYVASLMDNAGWHLPDALGSRDGADGFGFDILAAVLVLVLTAILVIGTKLSARVTALVVAIKLVVVLTVIIAGAFFIEGSNYDPFVPKAQTVEAGGNLQAPLIQLMFGWAPSNFGVMGIFTAASVVFFAFIGFDVVATAAEETRNPQRDMPRGILGSLLICTTLYVAVSIVVTGMQHYTELSITAPLADAFKATGHPWFAGFISFGAAVGLTTVCMILLLGQTRVFFAMSRDGLLPRFFSQVHPRFKTPHRPTILLGVLIAILAGFTPLSELAELVNIGTLFAFVVVAIGVIVLRRTRPDLHRAFRTPWVPFLPIVSVLASLWLMINLPAETWIRFAAWMAIGAVVYFLYGRSHSRLGRGEQPAAPADTV
- a CDS encoding NTP pyrophosphohydrolase, with protein sequence MDDDGTPLLVIVDGANVVGSVPDGWWRDRPAAARRLRDHLATNGLPGHPGPVEIILVVEGASRDVEPVPGVHVDPAPADGDDHIVTLVATAPTRPRLVITADRELRRRVTELGAKVAGPRAVRG
- a CDS encoding 3-hydroxyacyl-CoA dehydrogenase NAD-binding domain-containing protein, whose translation is MSTTTELLKGAAELFPDEVVTQAHVRHLDLPFGAGRFALITLDNGFDHTKPTTFGPQSLANLDAAIDRVEAEAAAGEIVGAGITGKPFIFAVGADLKGVELLKEHKDALAIGKGGHEVFKRLAALAVPTFAYYNGAAMGGGVEVGLHCSYRTVSKALPAFSLPEVFLGLVPGWGGCTILPNLIGADKAVSVIIENSLNQNKQLKGSQVFELGIADALFEGADFLEQSLLWTARVLKGDIEVERPVIDRGEAWDQAVARGRFVADSKVHGAAPAAYRALDIIAAAKNGDLQQGYDAEDIALADLIMGGELRAGIYAFNLVQKRGKRPAGAPDKSLARPVTKVGVVGAGLMASQLALLFLRRLEVPVVLTDIDQERVDKGVGYVHAEIEKLLGKGRINQDKANRLKALVSGVLDKAEGFADADFIIEAVFEEIGVKQQVFAEVEAVAPAHAILATNTSSLSVSEMASKLKNPERVVGFHFFNPVAILPLLEIVRGEKTDDASLATAFAVAKKLKKTAVLVKDAPAFVVNRILTRFMGEVQNVIDEGTPVEVAEKAVEPLGLPMSPLVLLELVGPAIGLHVSETLNRAFPDRFTVSANLAAVVKAGKRGFYVYDSGKPELDPEVAALLKQGDNVLTEEQVRARVLDAVAQEIGLMLDEGVVAEAQDIDLCLITGAGWPFHLGGITPYLDREGVSERANGKKFLAPGVASVPA